One Nostoc punctiforme PCC 73102 DNA window includes the following coding sequences:
- a CDS encoding single-stranded DNA-binding protein, producing MSINIVTLVGRVGGDPDIKYFESGSVKCRLTLAVKRRSRNSDEPDWFTLELWDKTAEVAGNYVRKGSLIGIKGSLKFDTWSDRQTGANRSTPIIRVDQLELLGSKRDGEGGGDMSSEHF from the coding sequence ATGAGTATCAATATTGTCACCCTTGTTGGCCGTGTAGGCGGCGACCCAGATATAAAATATTTTGAGTCTGGTAGTGTTAAGTGTAGATTGACACTAGCGGTAAAAAGGCGATCGCGCAACAGCGACGAACCTGACTGGTTCACTCTGGAATTATGGGATAAAACGGCTGAAGTAGCAGGTAATTATGTGCGTAAAGGCAGCTTAATTGGCATTAAAGGTTCCTTAAAGTTTGACACATGGAGCGATCGCCAAACAGGAGCAAACCGTTCTACACCAATTATTAGAGTAGACCAACTGGAATTATTAGGCTCTAAGCGCGATGGAGAGGGCGGTGGAGATATGTCTTCAGAACATTTTTAA